The nucleotide window TGAACCTGAGCCTGAGCCTGAAATTAAAATGGAAACTGTAGAGGTTTCACCAGCTGCAGAAATGCATGTTGCAAAGAGGGAACCTGAGATAAAGGAGCCAGTTCATGTCATGCAGACAAGATGGTTCATGCAGAAGAGACTGAAGAAAGTGCAAGTTGAAACCCTTGAAAGGGTTTATTTAAGAACAAAGCGCCCCACGGTGAGCATAATTATGTTGTTTCAAGAACGTCATCAAGCACAGCAGCAAAGTGCCCATCCTATGCCTTGGAAATCTATTTTTCATGCAAATTTCTTAGTAACTGATAGATAGCTGCAGTGCATTTAGATGCTAATTGCCTAAAAAACAGTCATGATCTGTATGAAAGAATATATGGCTAATGATATCACATTGATTACTTGaacaaaaaatgatattacATTGATTCCTAATTGTTTGGACTTCCTTAGAAACTATAGATGAGCATCAGATTCAAGCATGGAACTGATTTGGTAAAATCAATCTATTAAGGTTAGCTCCACTCTGTCCTAAACTTGCACAAGCAGGATTCTGGCACCAACTTAGTGATTGTAAATTTGTTCGACTTTTCTGTTCAGCCATCCTGATGGAAGGCATGATCTAGTTAACACATACTGTTGCTATAATGTTCGATTGTGAAAGTTGTTTCTTCATCAGTGCTGTGACCTTGGGCCTGTAATCAGTATCCGTGATTGTTTTATACATTCGTGAACATGAATGAGTGCATTTATACCTGTGTATGGTCATATGTGCTTCTTGCACCACAGCAATAATTGTTTCCCTTGCACTGCAGAACTCAATGATCAATAGCATTGTACATATGACAAATCTGCCTTGGAAAAGGGTGGTCAAATGGTTTGAGGACAAGAGGCTCCAGGATGGAATCCCTGAGCAGCGTGTTCCCTATCGGCGTTCCCGCGCATGACACCATCTCTGCCAGATGATTGTATGATTGCAGTTGATATTCTCATCAAAATCATCTATTTGAGGATCAATGATCAATAGTCAGTTTCTGCAAGGGCCACACTGCCGCACTAGTTTGTGTGCCGAAAAATTGCTTGAGAAATCCATGACATATCTTCTACTAACTCTGTTGTTCAAGGAGCCTGTTTGTGAGGTACAAGgttaactttctttttctcttttgtttgcaTGGTGTTTCAGCATGTTTTAAAAATTCTGTAACCTCATTTGTTCCATAATTAgattttaacccaaaaaaaagCAATGGTATCTCTAACACTTGGCTCTTCATTCTCTTTCCAGTTTGTTCTAACATTTTATGTATCAATCAAGCAAGCATAAACTGGTGGTTTCTAATGCAGTAATGTTAAACAGAACATGATGAGCCATCTTAGTTTGAAATCTATACTAGAGATCTTGATTTCCTTGTCCATTCTAAATTACTGGttggaaatgaaaataaaacagtTGACCTCAAATCACAGTTTAAATAAGAAACTATTTTGTCTTCCAGTGACCAATTCAGATGGTTGAATTTGCCAGCTGGTGTCAAGTGATTCAATTATTTGTTTCATATGGCCAATCATCTGATGAACTCTGGCCTGTTCCTTTAAGTCTTGTAAATTAAGAACTCCTAGCAGTCAGCCTTAGCTTTGTTAACTTAATCATCTACAGAAACTACTGGCATGATCTTGTTATGAAATAGTTGTCTAATTGTGTTCAACTTAAATTTTTCCTAGTAATAATAGCCATTATATAAATGGGAATATCCTTCCATATGTTAGTTTTAGAACTTATCCTTAACTATTGcgtcatcatttttttttttttttggtccaagttttttttttaatatgaattttGACATTTCCACTTTCAGTTAAACATAGAATAATTAGTTGGAGATATGAAGAGATGACCTTCAAATCATACAATAATTATAGTCTTACATTGCCATGATTTCCAAGGACATAATAGAAAAaaaggttttgaatgaaattttCAACTATTTGAGCAATTCTCAGGTTGACAATCTTGTCAAAGTTGGACAAAATCATCACATTGGTTTGTGATTTGAATCTTTGTTCCCAATATTTTGATCAATTAGCAATATCAAGAAGCCAGTGATCTCAACATTTAACAAACTGTTATTCTCCATATAAACCTTGATCATTACATTCTTATTGAAACTTTTGATGAAACTTAAGAATTTATTAAGAGAAGTGATGCCTTTTATGCAAAATGGCTTTGGCAATACTCTCATCTTATGTCTGTCTTCTAGTGATGAGTTTAGGATACTTTGGAAGTTAATGGTTCTAGTTGTTTGCAATCTTTGTGAAAACATTTAAAACTGTATCTTTCTGGCAATACTGGCATGAAAATAATAGTTCAAACATCAAATCTGATGTCTTCCTTGCTCCAAATGGCCTTTTGGTTGTCAAAAGCAATTCTCTTGTTTGGATGAATCATTGCctgtatatatttgatttatttcttgaatCTTGTTAAAAGCCTACAGAAAATGTTTTCTGCCATTCAGTTATGCTGTCCTACTCATAATCCCAATGACTTGGTAAGTGCTTTGTTCCTATATAATATTCAGAATTTGGCTGAGACTTGCGGACTGATTCTGCAGTTGTTATTGTAATACAGGGCTctctactatttatattatcCTAAATTGACAAGAAAGTCGTCCAAGGAGAAcaatacagaaaaaaaaatgttggaaaGTCTAGTCTGGCATTAATTAAGCCGTTGTTGAACATCCAAAACCCAATTCCTGATTTTTATTAGCCTTGAGTCACCATCACATGCAATGtcatcttattttcttttcatgctCAATTTTGATTCCTCTCTCCTACCTTCTTATATATAGTTGTCTTGTATATATTAAATCATCAATACATTGTGTATACTCTTGGTTCTAGCTAGAGAAAGAGAGTGGGggtgagagaaagagagcaaTATGGCTTCATTGCAAAGGTCTGATGAAACATTCAGGAGGATGGGTTCTTCAGGACTGGTGTGGGATCTAAATAGGAtgaggaaaagagaagaagctGTTGACGTCAGGGAACTACGACCTTCGCAAAGTGCAGGGACAATTGGAATGATGCAACGCAACCAGTCGAATGGTGGGCGGGCATTCCATGCTGGACGTGTTGTGCCAGACCTGGACCCGCCTTCTCCAAGGGTCTCTAGTTGCGGGTGTTTTGGGCTTTTTGGAAAACCTGCACCTGCAAAGAAATCGAAGAAGAGCAAGAAATAGCTAGGATTGCCATGGATTTAGTTATCCTCTGCTTCTGTGTTGATATGTAGGTATAAATTAGTGCCTGTTAATGTATTTCTTGTTGGCTATGGTTGGTACCTAAGGTTACtgaattttacataaattctGGAGGTGTAGGTTTTATTTTGGATTGGAGGCTTCATCAGCATGCTTTTCCCTCAGTGGCTCAAACCAATTACATAGTTACTTCctttgtatttctttatttgccTTCATCGATTATTTGAATGAAATAGACCCACaattttggagttttttttattgtattgttGGTTTTAGGCTGGTTGCAAGGATTTGCTTCATCAGTTATTTCAATTAGCCAACAATTGGGATCCTCTCTAGCAACTTTATATAATCCAAATTTGTTCCTTCAACTTTTCCTTTTGTGTTTATCAAAAGTATGTTATATATAGCCTACATTCTCTGTTATATTTGCTCATCCAGTGCTTAATTAGCAATCATTTTTTCATTGTATGTCAAATTCTGGTGACCAATACTGCTTACTGTCCCTATCCGGTTTGTGTTTTAATGCTTAGTAATACCTTCCAATACGTTTTGTCTATGATTGGTCATTACTTTTGAAATTTCCTCTATGAACATATGCTTATCTACAGTGGGAGAATGATTAATCTCTAGTCAGTTCCTGATTATGAAGGTATATTCATTTCTCTCATAACGTGCTCCAGACGtactatatattatttgtagaCTAGTCAAATGATGTTGATTTatctgtttcttttttctttgcacTTAGAGACCGTGGAACTCATAGTCAGTATTAAAATTATGATCGGATTAGTCAAATGACTTATAATCTCGGCTTTTGACCATAGATTTTTTTGTGAACAGCACAAATTACTGTCATTATGATTGCCTCGAAATCATTTGCAAGAATTATCAACATTAATCTTTTGGTTTTAGGAActttttacacacacacacacacacacacacacatatatatatatatatgcaaactgCATACTAGTGGAAGCCGGAATCAGAATCACAGAAGCTAGAAACAACAGAGTTCAGATAAAACTGTAAACAAGGAAGGCATGATCACTTTAACTGCACGCTTATTACAAAGGAAGTGCTTTGATTGGAAAAAGTAAGTGAAAAAATGAACATAATGTCCATTGAATGTCTCTTTCAATCCGAGTAGAATTGGATGCACTATTGCAGTAGAAAGCAACCGCACAAGACGCATGGTGGAAGAGTTGCACCACTAGGAAAATTAGTTCTTATAGCAATAGCCTACATCAATGTATCCCCTGACAAAAGGAAAAAACTTACTAAATCTTATGTATTTGTTTCTGATGCATGGTTTGCATGCCTTTCCTTGTCAATGTTGTGGCTTTAGCATTTGtggctttttcttttcttttgatgaaatCCTTAATTTCGTCATCGCCATGCATGTATTCCATAAAGACTTCATGGCCATTAGCAACAACAGCAAGCCAAAGATGGAGCTAAAAGCTGGGTGACATTTGAAGAGCATTTCAAtggcttgtttctttttatctcatTTCAATCAGAATTCTGAATGAAAACTGCAGAAATGGGAGTTTCTTTCAGTTCAAAACAGTTGATGTTTTTTCTGCTGCTTTGGACTGAAGGGAGCTCCTAATTCTCTGGTTTTCTCCGCCAATGTTCATCGATCTTCTTCACAGATTTGATTATGGTGGTAAGTTCATTCTTCTCAGAATTCATTTAACTCTTTTATATGAGAGAAAATGTCTTGCAAATTatgatttctttgtttatacTTTGGTGCTCTATATGACCGTTGGATTAAAATCCGACGGTCAGATGCTCACCACGGTCACCACTTTGCAGCCTTTGGATCGATTTAGCTGTTTATGGCTCATCAAGCATCCACGTGGACAAGTTCTCAGCCGTCTGATAGAACTCAATCCAACGGATGTTAGTCCAGCTCTAAACCACGAACAGCTTTAACTAACAGTGGACTGGGGGCAGTTGTTTTCTAGCATCTTGTCCCCCCTCCTCTCCTACCACCTCCAGCTCACAAGCTTTTCCCAAAAAAGGAAGGAAACCTAGGCtctctcctcttctttttctctctctatagTTCCATAATGCAAGAGCCAGCAACCAGTTCTCTTCCATCCAGCAGCGAGAGATCCTCCAGCTCTGGCCCCCAAATGGACTTCAGGGAAGGTGATGATCActgatttctctttttttatactaaaaatgatgttttttttctaatcaaagagctgcctttgttttctcttcgtCTTCTTCATTGTTGATTCCTTGACAATATTTTAgtagaatgccttctatttgtggggtttttttttctttgctctTCTTGTTTGTTAATTAtggttctcttttttttttattaaaaaagatccttttttttggtgtttggattgtTGTCAAGTTGATATTTCCATTGGCCCACTTGTTTTTGGTTTGACTAAAGCAACCTTGTTTTCCTTGTACTTTAACATAGAAAAATCCAAACTTTTTGTGATTGTTAGTGATACTCTTGTTTTGGTTGATATATATGAGTTTGGAGCTTGTTCAACTCGAATGTTTCAGGAATGGAGGGTGATGAGGAGGAAGTCCGACGAGTGCCAGAATTTGGTGGGGAGATACCAGGAACTTCAGCCACTGGCCAAGAAGCCGATTCACTCGCCGAACCGGATCTAGCCCAGACTTCAACCCAAACCAGCCAACGTAAAAGAGGGAGGAGCCCTGCAGACAAGGAGCACAAGCGCCTCAAAAGGTGAGACCTttacctgaaaaaaaaaaatccaaacttttcTCCAATCTTGTTCCACTGGGATCCTATTTAGTTgctataattacttaattagtcTCAGTGTCTTTTTACTCTTTGTTTGTGAAATTGTGATGCTGTTTTTGCAAAGGTTGCTGAGAAACAGAGTGTCAGCTCAGCAGGCGAGGGAGAGGAAGAAGGCTTatatgaatgatttggaggCTAAAGTGAAGGATTTGGAAACAAAAAACTCTGAGCTGGAGGAGAGGTTGTCCATCCTCCAGAATGAAAACCAGATGCTCAGACAAGTATGTTTTCATTCAAAGTTTATTTTTCCACAGTTTTCTATTAATCAGAATGTGATAGAATTTCCACTCAGTTGCATTGGTTTCCATATGAGTTGTCCGGGACAAAGAGTTCTCCTGCTTGCAGTTATCTATTTGTAGGGTTCAAGTTGCAGGACCTGCAGAAACATCCATGTGTTCTTGTTGGAACTAGTAATAGTTTTACAATGTCTAGTGGGAGTCATATTTATGTCGCCTGTCACTGAGGATAATTGGAATAATTGTAATAATGTTTGTTGCCTGCATTGATACTATTTGTATTGTTCTGTGGGTCCTTTTTATTCCATGCACGCATGATCTTGAAATGTTTTCTGTCATGTTGTCCTTCTCTATACCTTGTTGTCATTATTCCACAGAAAAACAATCTTTGAATCTTTTATGCAGTTATGCTTCAACTTGATCTTTGGATCTTTTATTGTGACTTTGTTAAACTGCATTGTTTTGTAGATATTGAAGAACACAACCCGTCAATCAGAGAAAAACTAGCAACAGAATTAATGAGAAGGCTGGTCCAGTAAAATCGAAGAAATGGAAAAGAATGTTGGATTGGAGATGAATTATACTCACCATTTTCAATTCAAACAGGCTAATCCATAGATTATgattgtctttttttctttatagctGTTGTTTGTATCTTACCATGTCAatgaagagaaataaataaataaaaaaaaaaagaaagacacCGGTTTTGTGTGAAGTGCTTCTGTCCTCATGGTTGTGACATTGCTTGCATTTTTAATACTCAGAGTCAGATGAATGAATCAAAATGAGAACTTGAGAGAAttggttaaaaataataataataaaagtgcaATAAATCATGTGTTTTCCATAGCttttaatgtgataaagcaTATGACAAGTATTTGGAGAAATACACGTCAGGGTTTATTAAACAAAGGGCGAGAAATTTGACTTCTCTCTTCTTCAGTCAACAATGGAGAAAGGAAAGGAAGTTGCAGCCTTTTTTTAAGGTATCTTTTGCTATGTGCTCTTGGTTCCCAACTTCCCATCACGTATGGCTGCTTTTTATTGTAGGAAACTATCTGCTTGTCTGCGTGGTTATACTGGCATATGTCTGTTTGTGATCTAGGGATGAGAATGAATGAGGCGGAGAGTCATCTTCTTGAACCTCTGGTTAATGGCCATGATGATGGTAAATCACTGGAGAAAAATCATGATAGTTTGTATTCTAGTGCTAATTTTTTCAGTATGCTTAGTTTCTCTTGGGTAGGGCCTTTGCTCTCTCTTGGTAAGAGGAAAAGATTAGACCTTGATGACATTCCTAAGCTTGCCAGTCATGATTCTGCTTGCCATGTCTACTCTGTTTTCAGTAATAAGCTTCAATTAGATTGCAGGATTGGAAGTTTCAAACTGGTGAAGGCTTTGTGTCTGTCAGTATGGAGAGAGGTTCTGCTCTCAATTCTCTTTGCTCTTTGTTTCACTTGTGCTTCTTTCGTCGGACCGTACTTGCTTGATGCTTTTGTTCGATACCTTGAGGCACGTCAAGAAGCCACTGTCAAAGGGCAGGTTCTTGTATTTGTGTTTCTCTTTGCGAAAATCATTGAATGTCTCTCACAGAGGCATTGGTTTTTTCAAACTCAGAAATTTGGTATGAAAAGCCAAGCAGCGTTGGTTGCTATGATTTATAAGAAGAGCCTTACAATATCAACTCAATCGAAGCAAAGTGGTGATGCAGAGGTTGTCAACCTTATGAGTGTTGATGCTGAAAGGATTGGGGACTTCAGTTGGTATATGATAGACTTAAGTCTCATTCCTTTTCAAGTTGGTTTGTCCCTGGTGATTCTCTACAAGAGTTTGGGGCTTGCTTCACTGGTCACTTTTGCAGCCACTGTGCTGGTGATGGTGTTGAATTTGCCATTTAGTAAGTCAGTGCAGGCTTTTGAAGACAAGATAATGGAGTGCAGGGATAAACGAATCAAAGCAACATCCGAGatattgagaaatatgagaatTCTGAAGTTCTATGGTTGGGAAATGAGGTTCTTATCAAAGATTTTGGAACTGAGGAAGAATGAAATGATTTGGTTGAAGAAGTACTTATATACAGAGGTAATAGCAACATTTGTGTATTGGGGTGCTCCTATATTCGTCTCGGTCGCCACTTTCTCTGCTTGCTATCTTATGGGAATACCACTACAATCAGGAAAGGTTTTATCGGCACTGGCTACTTTCAATATGCTTAAAGATCCTATCTGTAATTTGCCTGACATTATATCATTGCTAGCCCAGACTTTAGTTTCGGTTGATAGAATATCGACATTTCTTTCACTCGAGGAGTGGCAACCTGATATAGTTGAGAAGTTTCCAAGAGGATCTTCTGATGTTGCTGTTGAGATATTAGATGGTAATTTCTCTTGGGAGCCGTCATCTTCAAACTGCACACTGAAAGATTTGAATCTTCAAGTTTCTCACGGCATGAAGGTGGCAGTTTGTGGTACTGTTGGTTCCGGAAAATCTAGCTTGCTCTGTTGCATGCTTGGTGAAATATTGAAAAAATCTGGAACTATAAAGTTGTGTGGAAACGTGGCTTATGTTGCTCAATCACCATGGATACAGAGTGGCACAGttgaaagtaatataattttcgGTATGGAAATGAGCAGAGAGAAGTATGAGCAAATCCTTGAAGCATGTTCATTGAAGAAGGATTTAGAAATCTTACCGCAAGGGGATCAAACGATCATAGGCGAGAGAGGGATCAACTTGAGTGGCGGACAAAAGCAAAGGTTGCAGATAGCTCGGGCTTTATATCATGATGCAGATATCTATCTGTTTGATGACCCTTTCAGTGCTGTAGATGCTCATACTGGAAACCATATTTTTAAGGTACTTGTCTTTGATTTATAATTCTTGGTTTTATTTCAAACAACTGAATATAAGTTACTTTATATATGACAGGAATGTATACTTGAGTATTTAGGTTCGAAAACAGTGATATATGTAACTCATCAAGTGGAGTTTCTCTCAAATGCTGACTTGATCCTGGTTAgcttttttctttagtttgttaaCTGATTCAATTTCTGATGAGATATGACtgtttggtttgtttttgtAGGTTATGAAGGAGGGAAGGATCGATCAAGCCGGTAGGTACAGTGACATCGCCAATGTGGAGGCCGGCTTAATGGAACTAGGAGTAGCTTATCAGTGGTTAATAGTACAAATGGTTTTCAGCCTGATTCTAACACAGCCAATGATCTGAATTCACTACATATGGAAGAGTATCATTCTCACAGTGAGATTGAAAgggaaaataaatttgatgagCAGAATGATAGTCTAACCGGACAGCTAATTCAAGAAGAGGAAAGGGAGAGTGGAAACATTGCTTTATCGGTCTACTGGAGATACATTACTGTTTTACATAAAGGAGCTCTTGTGCCATTTATATTACTAGCTTATGTTCTCTTCCAGGTTCTTCAGATAAGCAGCAATTACTGGATGGCAACTGCTGCGCCAGTGACAAAAGATAGAAGCAATTCAGTTGATGGCTCTACTTTgatacttgtttattttctgTTAGCTCTTGGAAGCTCTCTGTGTGTTTTATTAAGGGTTTCACTTCTTGCAACCGCTGGATTTAAGACTGCAAAATTACTGTTTCATAAATTGCACAGATGCATTTTCCGTGCACCGATGTCCTTTTTTGATGCAACTCCAAGTGGGAGAATTCTCAACCGggtaagagaagaaaaaaaaaaaatatgagatgtaCTGAATTTTTAGCTTCTCTATCATGTGATTTCCCTATTCAGCCTAAAGATTCACCCTTTGGTTTCCTTGTAGGTATCGACTGATCAGAGTGCAATTGATG belongs to Dioscorea cayenensis subsp. rotundata cultivar TDr96_F1 chromosome 17, TDr96_F1_v2_PseudoChromosome.rev07_lg8_w22 25.fasta, whole genome shotgun sequence and includes:
- the LOC120280212 gene encoding transcription factor HY5-like encodes the protein MQEPATSSLPSSSERSSSSGPQMDFREGMEGDEEEVRRVPEFGGEIPGTSATGQEADSLAEPDLAQTSTQTSQRKRGRSPADKEHKRLKRLLRNRVSAQQARERKKAYMNDLEAKVKDLETKNSELEERLSILQNENQMLRQILKNTTRQSEKN
- the LOC120280209 gene encoding LOW QUALITY PROTEIN: ABC transporter C family member 3-like (The sequence of the model RefSeq protein was modified relative to this genomic sequence to represent the inferred CDS: inserted 1 base in 1 codon), translated to MSVCDLGMRMNEAESHLLEPLVNGHDDGKSLEKNHDSLYSSANFFSMLSFSWVGPLLSLGKRKRLDLDDIPKLASHDSACHVYSVFSNKLQLDCRIGSFKLVKALCLSVWREVLLSILFALCFTCASFVGPYLLDAFVRYLEARQEATVKGQVLVFVFLFAKIIECLSQRHWFFQTQKFGMKSQAALVAMIYKKSLTISTQSKQSGDAEVVNLMSVDAERIGDFSWYMIDLSLIPFQVGLSLVILYKSLGLASLVTFAATVLVMVLNLPFSKSVQAFEDKIMECRDKRIKATSEILRNMRILKFYGWEMRFLSKILELRKNEMIWLKKYLYTEVIATFVYWGAPIFVSVATFSACYLMGIPLQSGKVLSALATFNMLKDPICNLPDIISLLAQTLVSVDRISTFLSLEEWQPDIVEKFPRGSSDVAVEILDGNFSWEPSSSNCTLKDLNLQVSHGMKVAVCGTVGSGKSSLLCCMLGEILKKSGTIKLCGNVAYVAQSPWIQSGTVESNIIFGMEMSREKYEQILEACSLKKDLEILPQGDQTIIGERGINLSGGQKQRLQIARALYHDADIYLFDDPFSAVDAHTGNHIFKECILEYLGSKTVIYVTHQVEFLSNADLILVMKEGRIDQAGRYSDIANVEAGLMELGVAXSVVNSTNGFQPDSNTANDLNSLHMEEYHSHSEIERENKFDEQNDSLTGQLIQEEERESGNIALSVYWRYITVLHKGALVPFILLAYVLFQVLQISSNYWMATAAPVTKDRSNSVDGSTLILVYFLLALGSSLCVLLRVSLLATAGFKTAKLLFHKLHRCIFRAPMSFFDATPSGRILNRVSTDQSAIDESIPSNLGLFVSTTTEFLGIVMVMSQVAWQVFVVFVPVTAICVWYQQFYIATARELTRLVGVRNAPVIQHFAETISGLTTIRSFNEESRFLLTSTQLIDAYMRPKFHNFAVMEWLCFHLDILSSLVFAFSLAFLILIPPAAINPGVAGLAVTYGLSLSSLLALVVWNTCNLENKIISVERIFQYTHIPSEPPLVVEANQPPQNWPNCGEVIIRDLQIGYAQHLPLVLRGITCRFPGGTKTGIVGRTGSGKSTLIQALFRIIEPTSGEVLIDGIDISTIGLLDLRSRLSIIPQDPTMFEGTMRSNLDPLEEYNDEQIWEVLDKCQLGDEIQRKEKKLDSPVKENGENWSVGQRQLVCLGRVLLRKNKILALDEATASVDTATDVLIQRTLRMHFCEATVITIAHRIASVLDSDNVLLLDNGHVAEYGSPSTLLQDESSDFAKLVKAYTSRH